The Monodelphis domestica isolate mMonDom1 chromosome 5, mMonDom1.pri, whole genome shotgun sequence DNA segment GGGACTGCCGCTAGGGTAGCTACAAAACCTATTACATAgagcaaaaggaaagaaatcaaggaCCTGAGGGCAATGATGTGAGCCTCCAGGCTGGGGTCTCCAGAGCCAGTAGTCTGAGCTGTCATTGTCCTCATGTGTCTTCCTAAGGAGATGATAAGGATGCTGGAAGATGCCaggaagagcaggaagggaaAGATATTGCCCAAAttgcaaagaagaaagaaatggaaaaaaatgaatctcTCCTTTATGCTATTCTCTGTGATGTTCCCAGAGAAAGAAACTGTAGAGTTGGAGTAGGATAAACTAAAATGTTTCCATATACAAGGAAAGAAACTGAGCCAAGGGAAAATCAGGGAACCTAGTAACAGCTGGGGGATGGTCATGAGGAGCCAGCCTTTAAGCCATATTAGAAAGGCATGAGAGACTCGGGCAATCTTTGCACAGTAGAGAATGCTAAGCCAGGTGGCAAGCCAGAGGCTGGTTTGGTTGACAAGCATCCCAAATAAGATGACGGTTTTGTACTTGATGCTCAGTGGGTCCCTCATCACTTGAAAATGGGTGAGGTGAAGAGCATCCATAAAGAGCAAAATCTGTAGGAAGATCCGAGAGGCGCCAAGGCATAGCAGGACAGAGTCAAATTTGGACAGCTGGTGCCTCCTCACTAGATCCCAGGCATTCACCAACACAATGAACGCATTGCTAAGAATCCCTATTGCCAGTTCCAGGattgagagggaaaaatatatCCACTTAGCTTCATAGGACACTGTGATGGCTAGGGCCAGAGGGGCCATGTTGTTTCTTCACTTGGTGGATTAGCCCCAGCAGAATGAATCAGTCATTCATCCAGCACTGTAGGGAACAAAGTGAGGAGGTCTAACTTGGGAACTGCTTCTTTAGCTCACCTTCTCCTGACctggaaatagaaggaaaaaaaaaaagagatggtagAGTTGACACAGTGAACAGACAGTGgagcttggagacaggaagacctgagttcaagtcctgattcCTATACTTAGTACCTATGTGATCCCAAATTATTCCTTTAAACTTTCTTTGcttgtttcctcattagtaaaatgagggggttgaggGGTTAAACTTGGTAATCTCCAACATCCTTCTCAGCTCTAAATCCAAGGCCCTGCCAAGAGGAAGCTTTAAATTTTCTCCAGGGTATGAAATGTTTGGGTTTTACCTCTTCTTTTTTCACACAGCCCATGCTCCAAATGCTCAGGTCTTCGGATGCTGCTTCACAGGTGAAATTCGTACTTTTGTCAAACCAAAGTGCAACACAGGCTACAGTTTCTCCAGAGGACCCTGCCATGAGGATGCAAATAGAAGAGTGCCCTGATTTTCCAGACCCATCTGTGCACATGTCTTCTAGGCAAATACATGTTGGAAAAAAAGGTTGCAATTTGCTTAGGTATTCTCATGGAAGATGGCAGGAGGCAAAGCAAGGGCTCTAGAGGAATCTGATAGGAAACTGTATCTCTGTTCATTTGCATGCTCTTCACTGGGTGTAGGACATTCTTCTTTGTTGGAAGATAATCAacatctgat contains these protein-coding regions:
- the TAS2R38 gene encoding taste receptor type 2 member 38, translated to MAPLALAITVSYEAKWIYFSLSILELAIGILSNAFIVLVNAWDLVRRHQLSKFDSVLLCLGASRIFLQILLFMDALHLTHFQVMRDPLSIKYKTVILFGMLVNQTSLWLATWLSILYCAKIARVSHAFLIWLKGWLLMTIPQLLLGSLIFPWLSFFPCIWKHFSLSYSNSTVSFSGNITENSIKERFIFFHFFLLCNLGNIFPFLLFLASSSILIISLGRHMRTMTAQTTGSGDPSLEAHIIALRSLISFLLLYVIGFVATLAAVPFTLLISSKIGVMVCVGIMLTSPSVHSIILILSNNKLKRVLKSILYWLRYFLKACIV